One Globicephala melas chromosome 6, mGloMel1.2, whole genome shotgun sequence genomic window carries:
- the IFNE gene encoding interferon epsilon, whose product MINKPFFDIVLVLLASSSVCSRELKLVLFQQKRVNRESLKLLNKLQTSSIQQCLPHRKNFLLPQKSMNPHQYQKGQALTILHEMLQQIFNLFRAIISLNGWEESHMEKLLIELHQQLKYLEALMRRQAEQKRDTLGSENLRLQVKIYFQRIRDYLENQDYSTCAWTIVQVEINRCLFFVFQLTGKLSKQGMET is encoded by the coding sequence ATGATTAACAAGCCTTTCTTTGACATTGTTCTGGTGCTGTTGGCATCTTCCTCTGTCTGCTCCCGAGAGCTGAAACTGGTTCTTTTCCAACAAAAGAGAGTGAACAGAGAGAGTTTAAAACTCTTGAATAAATTGCAGACCTCTTCAATTCAGCAGTGTCTACCACACAGGAAAAACTTCCTGCTTCCCCAGAAGTCTATGAATCCTCACCAGTACCAGAAAGGACAAGCACTGACCATTCTTCATGAGATGCTTCAGCAGATCTTCAACCTTTTCAGGGCAATTATTTCTCTGAATGGTTGGGAGGAAAGCCACATGGAGAAGCTCCTCATTGAACTTCATCAACAGCTGAAATACCTAGAAGCGCTCATGAGACGGCAAGCAGAGCAGAAAAGAGACACCTTGGGCAGTGAGAACCTTAGATTACaggttaaaatatatttccaaaggaTACGTGATTACCTGGAAAACCAGGACTATAGCACCTGTGCCTGGACCATTGTCCAAGTAGAAATCAACCGATGTCTGTTCTTTGTGTTCCAACTCACAGGAAAGCTGAGCAAACAAGGAATGGAAACTTGA